A stretch of DNA from Ricinus communis isolate WT05 ecotype wild-type chromosome 4, ASM1957865v1, whole genome shotgun sequence:
TTGGATTGGAAGAAttataagaacaagaaaaccTTTGCTTCTGAAAAACAGCAAAACATGCACTCAATAGAGCGAAGATCGTGATAGTTTGGTAAAAGGAATTCCTAATAATGTAGAGAAAGGTTCCTAGCAGATACCTGCCTGGGGACTTGTAGATAAGGAAATTGGTTTCCAAGTAGCCTTTCAGCAAGTTTGATTAGATAAGCCATTTTCTGAAAAGAGCACCTTTTTATTGTCATTGTCTCCATGTTTGAACCCGGTTATAGAAGCATCTCTTAACTTCTCCACCAGTAATTTGTTCTCCTTCATCAAAGAAAACAGCTGCACAGAACATGTTATATCCCAGGATTTCAGTAAATGTTCTAGTCTTTTGAATCTGTTATGGACagatacataaatttttaagggaaaaaaacagaaaataggGTAACCGAACCGAAAAaggaacaaaaataaagaaaaactatgaatatcagtGGACATATCATGAAATTCATTTGCACAAATTTGTTTGAAATAGGGCCAGCAGCAATAATGCTGCTGGTGAATATGCAAGAAGAAGTAAGTACCTGATTCTGGATGTAGTCCCTTTCTCTGGATAGTTGCATGACTGTGTCCTTGATAAGTGTGGTCGTcaagttaatttcttttgcacTTGTTGCTTTTGAGTTGTTAGCTCGATCCAAAGAAGCCTCCAAGCCTTCCACTTTAGATCTTAAGAAATTTAGTTCTTTATCAAGTTCCATATTAGTTTCAGACAACAATATGCATTGATCCTCTACAGTCTCAGTCTTACTTTCAGCTTTGGATACCTTAGATTTTAGATCTTCAATTAATGTTTCCATGTCCCATATTGCTGCATATAACATATTTTGTTGTTCTTGACTTGCTTCAGATGATGCCTTTGAATGCTGAACTTGGATTTCTAATTCCCTAACCTGCTTTTCAAGTAAGCTCACCTTTTTGGTATTACTCTCTGCGCTACTTTTAAGAAAACTAATTTCATCTGAGAGTTCCGAATTTGTATCTGTTAACTGTGTCACTTTGGCCTCTGCAGTCTCAGCCCTACTTTCTGCTTCGTAGAtgctttctttcattttctccaCTATGCTTACCATCTCACTAACTTGCTCTTGACTTTCTTCAATGAAGTCATTTGCATGCTTTAATCGTAATTCAGATCTTTTCAGTTGTTCCTCAAGTGAATTTACTTTTTCCATCAAAGAGGGCACTTGAGAGCTTTTGGCTATGTGTTCGCCAATTTTGCCCTCTAGCTTCTTCAAAGCAGCATCTTTAGCATCTAGTTGTTCTAAGCAACTATGGAGTTGTGATTTCAGTTCAGCTTCTCGTTGGAATGAACCATTCAGGTTAAACTGAAAAATCTGAAGTCGGCCAGCCATTTCCTTTGAAATCCCCATGAGAACCTCAGCAGCATTTTCTGCCTCTAAAAATCTTCCCCAGACCACTTCTGCTGCTTCTTCCATGTGCAAAGCTACCTGTTCTGTGTAGTGAAGTTTTAGTTTCAGCTGTTCCTCATTCCTTCTTAGTTCAGATAAATTCTTTTCAAGATCTAGTTCTCTAGCAAGACATTTCTCCAACATTCTTAGAATATGTCTTTTTTGTTCGGCTGTATGTCTTTTTGAATTGGTTTTGATGTTTGGCAGTTGACCATTGGCTGATAGCTCCGTGGAGTTATCATCTTTCCCTGTTAATGTAGCAGTCTCAAACAGGTGAAATGAGAGAAAGATGAAATTTCCTACATTATTGTTTTGAAATTAGTAgatttaactcacagttctcgAGTTTGAAAGCTGAAAAAAACCTCTGTAACTTGACCGTTTGCATCTTCGCCTCTATGAAACGCTCTTGAGTCTTCTTCAATGATTCCTCAGAATCACGCAGTTTCTTCTCAATAATAGCAACTAATTTTGCTGAGTGTCTGCATGAAGATATTTTATGACGAGCATCAACAATTTCTGCTTGAATATTATCTGTGAAATTCTCCACCACTCTTAACTCAGAATCCAAAATGCCAGATAGAAGATCAAATTCAAGTGCCCTCTCAACTGATGTTGCTGAGATATAGCTGTATTCTGCCATTACCTCAAGATTGTTATCCCATGCCAATAGATGCATTAAAAGGCCATGCAAATTCACCAACTTCTCAGAAGAAAATCCCAAGTCCAAGTCTGCTCTGGTTAAAACTTCCATGGTACTTTCAATATCTTGTGTGCCCCTTCCACCAGATAAGTTTCCATCATCTACATAACCTTTGCCAGATTCTGCATTTATGGTGCATGCTTGGGCAATAGAGTAACCATCCATTTCTACTTCCAATTCCTTAATTTTGGAAACATAGAGGAAGGAAACAAGGACAAGTAATAAATCAGTAATGAgcattttattagatattgaAATTCTGATATTGAACACTTAGTACAAAAGTAGAGCTAGGAATTGGAAAGTTAAGTCACAGCAGCGAAATAATAGCATAATGAGGAACTCCAAATAAATACAGAACACGGGTATTAGCAGACAATTTTGCCTTCATCCCATAGCAGGCAAAAGATGCAGCATACATCAGAGACATATAGCATCAATGCAgatctagaaaataatttttcagtttGTTTTCCCCTTCAGAACTTAAGCCTCCTCGGTTAGGTTTGGGAGAACAACTATGAATCAATGTAACATAGAGCATCCCATTGATAGGAAAGGATGGTTATGTAACATTCTCTCGAGCTGAAGCTCTTGATGCAGTCCACAGGGTCTACAATCTATGGAACTCTAAATCCAAAAGCTAAAAGGCTTCCAGCCACATCCAGCCGCCTTCAGATATAGTAATACAGTAAACTTCTTTACCCCTAACTTTACACAGCCTTAAATAGACAAGGGATAATAATTTGTAACTGCCTAATGAATTTTAGATCACATTGAAAATCTCAATTGTTTGAAATTCAATTCACTAAGTAGATCTCTTGAGACACTAACTACTTTGCAA
This window harbors:
- the LOC8264640 gene encoding WPP domain-interacting tail-anchored protein 2, which encodes MDGYSIAQACTINAESGKGYVDDGNLSGGRGTQDIESTMEVLTRADLDLGFSSEKLVNLHGLLMHLLAWDNNLEVMAEYSYISATSVERALEFDLLSGILDSELRVVENFTDNIQAEIVDARHKISSCRHSAKLVAIIEKKLRDSEESLKKTQERFIEAKMQTVKLQRFFSAFKLENWKDDNSTELSANGQLPNIKTNSKRHTAEQKRHILRMLEKCLARELDLEKNLSELRRNEEQLKLKLHYTEQVALHMEEAAEVVWGRFLEAENAAEVLMGISKEMAGRLQIFQFNLNGSFQREAELKSQLHSCLEQLDAKDAALKKLEGKIGEHIAKSSQVPSLMEKVNSLEEQLKRSELRLKHANDFIEESQEQVSEMVSIVEKMKESIYEAESRAETAEAKVTQLTDTNSELSDEISFLKSSAESNTKKVSLLEKQVRELEIQVQHSKASSEASQEQQNMLYAAIWDMETLIEDLKSKVSKAESKTETVEDQCILLSETNMELDKELNFLRSKVEGLEASLDRANNSKATSAKEINLTTTLIKDTVMQLSRERDYIQNQLFSLMKENKLLVEKLRDASITGFKHGDNDNKKVLFSENGLSNQTC